Proteins encoded by one window of Bacillus rossius redtenbacheri isolate Brsri chromosome 3, Brsri_v3, whole genome shotgun sequence:
- the LOC134530092 gene encoding zinc finger protein 37-like has protein sequence MPQGCVVSNCTSRYGRQEKVSMYRFPLAKPKLVARWVRAIQKPAWEPTKNSRICMRHFEDHCFWTYNGKRALTPSAIPTKFDPSPCRVNGQRLAAARKPWYLPPVRPKDVESVTVTRDVVYIKTEPDLYLSENDVTIKDEPQSEGEQEVGEVDVSRVKVEETADGDTAQTAQASEQQPLPIVFPVVKTEVKEEPEDYTYSLPPSNFARLASLPVATAASAKPRLQARDTKELTAQRPPRRQRSRKRRRVVEDGILSDHTYVKFKMKVGCLENPFYRLKNPASVSKCSRPPVRPAGHLFVRSDLGVGQEPRKQLCNNNISIKKANGKNSPLSNSKRISKFPTVSFSNSKSKNGLVLNTKQGKYVLNAKQGKYSVCKKLSETFLNDINLKSLKTEGPAEDDFNKENTLLVDRCLNSVIGRISPKKSSHVHDKRQMSDANNDAPSMENVQDMYDEMMSEQKFVLGSKGILSEDKKFSGHMPLPSSAHEKIVASASRRQRKPNLTSRKYESCNGGNLGLRNKAGDVGDDSCSAGHVCLLCEEAFPCQLSLKTHVAGHCQKSAFACAHCAKTFVDAESLGTHSATHVLLKCVLCGAGLPSRSALCEHVLSHFGGAVLECAHCPRTFYGPELYGEHQLLHAAAGTPPSPRAPADRHERVPASEAGADKLRCAICDRLIGSEAEYKEHVLEHGSVTPDSAAGTRPVVRGKRVKCMLCGTKCASESSLKKHILVHTGEVWDSSQEWGR, from the exons ATGCCCCAGGGATGCGTTGTGTCCAACTGCACCAGCCGCTACGGCAGGCAGGAGAAGGTGTCCATGTACCG ATTCCCGCTGGCTAAACCCAAGCTGGTGGCTCGCTGGGTGCGAGCCATTCAGAAGCCTGCCTGGGAGCCCACCAAGAACAGTAGGATTTGTATGCGACACTTCGAAGACCACTGCTTTTG GACGTACAACGGGAAGCGTGCTCTGACGCCGTCTGCGATCCCGACCAAGTTCGACCCGTCCCCCTGTCGCGTGAACGGCCAGCGCCTCGCGGCCGCGAGGAAGCCGTGGTACCTGCCGCCCGTGAGACCC AAAGATGTAGAATCTGTGACTGTGACGCGGGACGTTGTGTACATCAAGACGGAGCCAGATTTGTATCTGTCTGAAAACgatgtcacaatcaaagatgaGCCACAG TCCGAGGGCGAGCAAGAAGTGGGCGAGGTGGACGTCAGCCGTGTGAAGGTGGAGGAGACGGCAGACGGAGACACTGCACAGACGGCACAGGCGAGCGAGCAGCAGCCTCTGCCGATAGTGTTCCCGGTCGTCAAGACCGAAGTGAAG GAAGAGCCGGAGGACTACACGTACAGCTTGCCGCCCAGCAACTTCGCCCGGCTGGCCTCCTTGCCCGTCGCCACGGCGGCGAGCGCCAAGCCACGCCTGCAGGCGAGGGACACCAAGGAGCTCACCGCTCAGCGCCCTCCCCGGAGACAGCGCAGCAGGAAGAGGCGTCGTGTGGTCGAGGACGGCATACTGTCCGATCACACCTACGTGAAGTTCAAGATGAAAGTGGGGTGTCTCGAGAACCCTTTCTATCGCTTGAAGAACCCTGCGAGCGTCTCGAAGTGCTCTCGCCCTCCTGTTCGGCCGGCGGGTCACTTGTTCGTGCGCAGCGACTTGGGCGTGGGGCAGGAACCTAGGAAACAATTATGTAACAACAATATTAGTATAAAAAAGGCAAATGGGAAAAATAGTCCTTTGAGTAATTCAAAGAGGATTTCTAAATTTCCCACTGTTTCGTTTAGTAACAGCAAAAGTAAAAATGGCCTTGTTTTGAATACAAAACAGGGGAAATATGTTTTGAATGCTAAACAGGGGAAATATTCAGTGTGTAAAAAACTCTCAGAAACATTTCTAAATGATATCAATCTGAAGTCTCTCAAAACAGAAGGTCCGGCAGAAGATGATTTCAACAAAGAGAACACCCTCCTCGTAGACAGATGTTTAAATTCAGTGATCGGAAGGATATCGCCGAAGAAATCTTCCCACGTTCATGACAAGAGACAGATGTCGGATGCAAATAACGATGCTCCCAGCATGGAGAATGTCCAAGACATGTATGATGAGATGATGTctgaacaaaaatttgttttgggTAGCAAAGGAATCCTGTCGGAGGATAAAAAATTTTCAGGACACATGCCTCTACCCAGCAGTGCCCACGAGAAGATTGTTGCTTCGGCGTCGAGGAGACAACGCAAACCAAACCTGACTTCGAGGAAATACGAGAGCTGTAACGGAGGAAACCTCGGTCTGAGGAATAAAGCTGGTGATGTTGGGGACGACAGTTGCTCAGCCGGGCACGTGTGCTTGCTGTGCGAGGAGGCGTTCCCGTGCCAGCTGAGCCTGAAGACGCACGTGGCGGGGCACTGCCAGAAGTCGGCCTTCGCGTGCGCGCACTGCGCCAAGACGTTCGTCGACGCGGAGAGCCTCGGGACGCACTCGGCCACGCACGTGCTGCTCAAGTGCGTGCTGTGTGGCGCGGGGCTGCCCTCCAGGTCGGCGCTGTGCGAGCACGTGCTGTCGCACTTCGGCGGGGCGGTGCTGGAGTGCGCGCACTGCCCCAGGACCTTCTACGGGCCCGAGCTGTACGGGGAGCACCAGTTGCTTCACGCGGCCGCGGGAACCCCTCCCTCGCCCCGGGCGCCAGCCGACAGGCATGAGCGCGTACCTGCGAGTGAAGCTGGTGCGGACAAACTTCGCTGTGCCATTTGCGATCGACTGATTGGTTCGGAAGCGGAGTACAAAGAACACGTGTTGGAGCACGGGAGCGTGACCCCGGACTCGGCGGCCGGGACCAGACCCGTGGTCCGCGGGAAGCGTGTCAAATGCATGCTGTGTGGGACGAAGTGTGCTAGCGAGAGCAGTTTGAAAAAGCACATATTGGTGCACACGGGCGAGGTTTGGGACTCCTCGCAGGAGTGGGGCAGATGA